CCGCGGGCCGCAAGCCCCGATGATCGCCGTCGACAGCAACATCCTGATCGACTTCATCGGCAACGACCCCGGCGCTGCCGATGCCGCCGACCAGGCCCTGCGCCGCGCGCTGGCCAGCGGCCCGGTGGTGGCCTGCGAGGTCGTGCTGGCCGAGGTCGTGGCAGGCCTGGGCAACGGCTCGGCGGTGATGGACGCGCTCGAGGAACTCGGCGTGGACTTCTCGCCGCTGGAGCAACGCTCGGCCGTGCGCGCGGGTGAGATGCAGCGCCGCTATCTCGAACGTCGGCGCGCCGCGGCGGCGGGCGCCGATTCGCGCCGCGTCGTGGCTGATTTCCTCGTGGGCGCCCACGCGCTGCTGCAGTGCCACGGCCTGATCACGCGCGACGCCGGTTTCTTCCGCGACTACTTCAAGGGCCTGAAGCTCATCGTGCCCCAAGCATGACGTCAGGCTCGGCCGCCACACTCGAACCACGCTCTCTCGACCCGCTTTCCTGGAGTAAGCCCATGCTGCAGTCCTACCGCCAACATGCCGCCGAACGCGCCGCGCTCGGCATCCCGCCGCTGCCGCTCGACGCCAGGCAGGTGACCGAGCTGATCGAGCTCATCAAGGCCCCGCCGGCGGGCGAGGAGGCCTTCCTGCTGGACCTGCTCACGCACCGCGTGCCCCCGGGCGTGGACGACGCCGCCAAGGTCAAGGCCAGCTTCCTGGCCGCCGTGGCGCATGGCGACATCCAGGTCGGCCTGCTCAGCAAGGCCAAGGCCACCGAACTGCTGGGCACCATGGTGGGCGGCTACAACGTGCACCCGCTGATCGAGCTGCTCGACGACGCCGAGGTCGCGTCGGTGGCGGCCGAGGGCCTGAAGAAGACGCTGCTGATGTTCGACTACTTCAACGACGTCGCGGCCAAGGCCAAGGCCGGCAACGCCAAGGCGCAGGAAGTCCTGCAGAGCTGGGCCGAGGCCGAGTGGTTCACCACGCGGCCCGAGGTGCCGAAGTCGATCACGGTCACCGTGTTCAAGGTGCCCGGCGAGACCAACACCGACGACCTCAGCCCTGCGCCCGACGCCTGGAGCCGGCCGGACATCCCGCTGCACTACCTGGCGATGCTGAAGA
The genomic region above belongs to Ideonella sp. WA131b and contains:
- a CDS encoding type II toxin-antitoxin system VapC family toxin, with product MIAVDSNILIDFIGNDPGAADAADQALRRALASGPVVACEVVLAEVVAGLGNGSAVMDALEELGVDFSPLEQRSAVRAGEMQRRYLERRRAAAAGADSRRVVADFLVGAHALLQCHGLITRDAGFFRDYFKGLKLIVPQA